The Marinilongibacter aquaticus genome has a window encoding:
- a CDS encoding dienelactone hydrolase family protein: MEQLKKEDIKQEVFDLYDDYAHNRIDRRGFAQKLSQYAVGGLTVSALMSFLMPDYQEKLQVKADDPRIDSEYIEYDSPKGGGKIKALLCKPAGVSGKLGGIVVVHENRGLNPHIEDVARRAALAGFVSLAPDALSPLGGYPGNDDDGREMQKKRDRNEMLEDFIAAQHFLSIQDACSGKTGAVGFCFGGWIANMMAVRIPNLNAAVPFYGGQPSREETEKIQAPLLLHYAGLDTRVNAGWPDYESALKAFGKNYQAFVYPDVNHGFHNDTTPRYDKESAELAWSRTVQFFKENL, encoded by the coding sequence ATGGAACAGCTCAAAAAAGAGGATATCAAACAAGAAGTCTTTGACCTCTACGACGACTACGCCCACAATCGAATCGACCGCCGTGGCTTCGCCCAAAAACTATCGCAGTACGCTGTAGGCGGCCTTACTGTTTCGGCACTCATGAGTTTCTTGATGCCCGATTACCAAGAGAAATTACAGGTAAAAGCCGATGACCCAAGAATAGATTCGGAGTACATTGAATATGATTCGCCAAAAGGAGGCGGGAAAATCAAAGCTCTTTTGTGCAAACCGGCTGGCGTTTCAGGGAAGCTGGGCGGAATTGTGGTTGTCCACGAAAACCGCGGTCTCAACCCACATATCGAAGATGTAGCCCGAAGGGCCGCTTTGGCTGGTTTTGTATCCTTGGCTCCAGACGCCCTAAGCCCATTGGGTGGCTACCCCGGCAACGACGACGACGGCAGAGAAATGCAGAAGAAACGAGACAGGAATGAAATGCTGGAAGATTTCATTGCGGCTCAACATTTTCTCAGCATACAGGATGCGTGCTCTGGAAAAACAGGAGCAGTCGGCTTTTGTTTCGGAGGATGGATTGCGAATATGATGGCCGTGAGAATCCCCAACCTCAACGCCGCAGTGCCCTTTTACGGTGGCCAGCCCAGTCGTGAAGAAACAGAAAAAATTCAAGCTCCTTTGCTCTTGCACTATGCCGGACTCGACACCAGAGTGAATGCGGGCTGGCCCGATTACGAATCCGCTTTGAAAGCATTTGGGAAAAACTATCAAGCTTTTGTCTATCCGGATGTAAATCACGGTTTTCATAACGACACAACGCCAAGATACGACAAAGAATCCGCAGAGCTGGCTTGGAGCCGAACCGTGCAGTTTTTCAAAGAGAACCTCTAA
- a CDS encoding GNAT family N-acetyltransferase produces the protein MYSANMILRTAKIADLEDILELFEDSIHELAAKDYDTSQREAWASSSKNRERWQEKIERQYFLLAEADQQLLGFASLEIPDYVDLLYVHPQAHGKGVARKLYEALLEKALEKQAQKLSVDASITARPFFEKCGFHVVNVQKVERQTVILKNYKMEIRLGLNRHASG, from the coding sequence ATGTATTCCGCAAACATGATTTTAAGAACGGCCAAAATCGCCGATTTAGAAGACATTTTAGAACTTTTCGAGGATTCTATTCATGAGCTCGCAGCCAAAGATTATGACACTTCGCAAAGAGAGGCTTGGGCTTCGTCTTCCAAAAATCGAGAGCGATGGCAGGAAAAAATCGAAAGGCAATATTTTCTTTTGGCCGAAGCCGATCAGCAGTTGTTGGGTTTTGCTTCGCTCGAAATTCCCGATTATGTCGATTTGCTTTACGTGCATCCTCAAGCTCATGGAAAGGGCGTAGCCCGAAAACTGTATGAAGCACTGCTCGAAAAAGCTCTTGAGAAACAAGCCCAAAAATTAAGTGTAGATGCGAGCATCACCGCACGGCCTTTTTTCGAAAAATGCGGATTTCATGTAGTAAACGTACAAAAAGTCGAACGTCAAACTGTAATATTGAAGAACTACAAGATGGAAATACGCTTAGGATTGAATCGCCATGCAAGCGGATGA
- a CDS encoding GntR family transcriptional regulator: protein MNALHTLVLNDDSRVPKYRQLVDGVMQQLANGRLKIGDKIPSINKVSEELYLSRDTVEKAYRLLKDEKVIVSVPGKGFYINRSPVSNQKNVLFLINKLSSYKMKLYNAFVKAMGDRALTEILVYHCDETLFLNYLKKNKGAFDYYLIMPHFKNDKLRYGQISKEVAAAISEIGKEKLILLDNEDVPLPYQAKSIYQDFESDIYEALKTGLEKVRKYKKLFLLFPAEALYPYPEKIIQGFREFCLEQEFDFEVVYQFFDEFIIMEGDLFICVEEADLVSLVKKIREDGFELGKAVGVISYNDTPLKELLGITVISTDFDYMGTKAADLVSTGAYDRIKNPFNYIERNSL from the coding sequence ATGAACGCATTGCACACACTTGTTCTTAATGATGATTCGCGTGTTCCGAAATACAGGCAGTTGGTTGATGGCGTGATGCAGCAGCTTGCCAATGGCAGGTTGAAAATAGGCGATAAAATTCCATCCATCAATAAAGTGAGCGAAGAATTGTACCTTTCGAGAGATACTGTCGAAAAGGCATATCGTTTGCTCAAAGATGAAAAAGTGATCGTTTCGGTGCCCGGGAAGGGGTTTTATATAAATCGATCACCGGTTTCGAACCAGAAAAATGTGCTTTTTCTGATCAATAAACTGAGTTCCTACAAAATGAAATTGTACAATGCATTTGTGAAAGCGATGGGCGATCGTGCATTGACAGAGATTCTGGTTTACCATTGCGACGAAACGCTGTTTCTCAATTATTTGAAAAAAAACAAAGGGGCATTCGATTATTATCTCATTATGCCGCATTTCAAAAACGATAAATTGAGGTACGGGCAGATCAGCAAAGAGGTGGCAGCGGCTATTTCGGAGATTGGGAAAGAAAAGCTCATTTTACTCGACAATGAAGATGTGCCCTTGCCTTATCAGGCGAAATCCATCTACCAAGATTTTGAAAGTGATATTTACGAAGCCTTGAAAACGGGCCTCGAAAAAGTACGGAAATACAAAAAGTTATTTTTGCTTTTTCCGGCTGAAGCTCTTTATCCGTATCCCGAAAAAATCATTCAAGGTTTTCGGGAATTTTGTCTCGAACAAGAATTTGACTTTGAGGTAGTGTACCAATTTTTTGATGAGTTTATTATCATGGAAGGCGATTTGTTCATCTGCGTTGAAGAGGCCGATCTGGTGAGTTTAGTGAAAAAAATAAGAGAAGACGGCTTTGAATTGGGCAAAGCAGTGGGTGTGATTTCGTACAACGACACACCTCTGAAGGAGCTTTTGGGCATTACTGTCATTTCCACAGATTTCGATTATATGGGCACAAAAGCCGCCGATTTGGTCAGTACCGGAGCATACGATCGGATCAAGAATCCTTTCAATTATATCGAACGCAATTCGTTGTGA
- a CDS encoding L-rhamnose mutarotase, with the protein MKIKAFKMKLKAGQKEEYTKRHAAIWPELKTLLEQSGIAEYHIFLDEETNILFAFQKSDAGPSNENLKGQEIMQKWWAHMAELMEVNEDLSPKSSNLEKVFTL; encoded by the coding sequence ATGAAAATCAAAGCTTTTAAAATGAAATTAAAGGCGGGCCAAAAAGAAGAATACACCAAAAGGCACGCGGCTATTTGGCCCGAATTGAAAACCTTGCTCGAGCAATCGGGAATTGCAGAATATCATATTTTCTTGGACGAAGAGACGAATATTCTCTTTGCATTTCAAAAAAGCGATGCCGGCCCTAGCAACGAAAATTTGAAAGGACAAGAAATCATGCAGAAATGGTGGGCACATATGGCCGAACTCATGGAAGTAAATGAGGACCTTTCCCCGAAAAGCAGCAACCTCGAAAAAGTTTTCACGCTGTAA